Proteins encoded by one window of Vibrio rumoiensis:
- the mioC gene encoding FMN-binding protein MioC produces the protein MIHIITGSTLGGAEYVGDHLNDLLVAQGLDTQIHNQPDLADIEATGVWLIITSTHGAGDYPDNIQPFIETIKSSPPRMSDVQFAVIAIGDSSYDTFCGAGRDARATLLDIGTQELCPHLEIDVIETPVPEDPAEAWLTENLEAFIASQS, from the coding sequence ATGATCCACATTATTACAGGTAGCACCTTAGGTGGTGCGGAATACGTGGGCGATCACTTAAATGATCTGCTCGTCGCACAAGGTTTAGATACTCAGATCCATAACCAACCGGATCTTGCCGATATTGAAGCAACAGGGGTTTGGTTGATCATTACCTCCACTCATGGTGCAGGTGATTATCCAGATAATATTCAGCCTTTTATTGAAACGATTAAATCATCACCGCCACGTATGTCTGATGTGCAGTTTGCAGTTATTGCAATTGGCGACTCAAGTTATGATACCTTTTGTGGCGCCGGAAGAGATGCTAGAGCAACATTATTAGACATCGGAACCCAGGAACTTTGCCCACATTTGGAAATAGATGTTATCGAAACGCCGGTTCCAGAGGACCCAGCAGAAGCTTGGCTAACCGAGAATCTAGAGGCTTTTATCGCAAGCCAAAGCTAG
- the mnmE gene encoding tRNA uridine-5-carboxymethylaminomethyl(34) synthesis GTPase MnmE encodes MNTETIVAQATALGRGGVGIIRVSGPKATQVALEVLGREVKPRYAEYLPFKDENGTQLDQGIALYFPNPNSFTGEDVLELQGHGGPVVMDMLIKRILKIDGIRAARPGEFSERAFLNDKIDLTQAEAIADLIDASSEEAAKSALNSLQGEFSQRINHLVESLIHLRIYVEAAIDFPEEEIDFLADGKVSGDLQAIINNLASVRKEANQGALIREGMKVVIAGRPNAGKSSLLNALSGKDSAIVTDIAGTTRDVLREHIHIDGMPLHIIDTAGLREASDEVEKIGIERAWEEIEQADRVLFMVDGTTTNATDPKEIWPDFVERLPDNIGMTVIRNKADQTGEVLGICHVNNPTLIRLSAKTGQGVESLREHLKECMGFAGGSEGRFMARRRHLEALDKASEHLTIGQQQLEGYMAGEILAEELRITQQHLSEITGEFSSDDLLGRIFSSFCIGK; translated from the coding sequence ATGAATACAGAGACAATTGTCGCTCAAGCAACCGCACTCGGCCGTGGTGGCGTTGGTATTATCCGCGTATCAGGCCCTAAGGCGACTCAAGTTGCCCTAGAAGTACTGGGCCGAGAAGTAAAACCTCGTTATGCCGAATACTTACCTTTTAAAGATGAAAATGGTACTCAGCTTGATCAAGGGATCGCACTTTATTTCCCTAATCCCAATTCCTTTACTGGTGAAGATGTTTTAGAGCTGCAAGGTCACGGTGGTCCTGTCGTCATGGATATGTTGATCAAACGAATTCTAAAAATTGACGGGATCAGAGCAGCTCGGCCCGGAGAATTTTCTGAACGCGCCTTTCTAAATGACAAGATCGATCTAACTCAAGCCGAAGCAATTGCTGATTTAATCGATGCTAGCTCTGAAGAAGCCGCAAAATCCGCACTCAATTCTTTACAAGGTGAATTTTCTCAACGTATTAATCACCTCGTAGAATCCCTTATTCACCTACGTATTTACGTAGAAGCAGCCATTGATTTTCCAGAAGAAGAAATCGACTTCTTAGCCGATGGAAAAGTCAGTGGTGACTTGCAAGCCATTATTAATAACTTAGCTTCCGTTCGTAAAGAAGCCAATCAAGGTGCTCTGATTCGCGAAGGGATGAAAGTGGTGATTGCAGGCCGCCCTAATGCGGGTAAATCTAGCCTACTTAATGCGCTTTCAGGTAAAGATTCCGCTATCGTAACCGATATAGCTGGAACTACACGAGATGTGTTACGAGAGCATATACATATCGATGGTATGCCACTGCATATCATTGATACCGCAGGGTTACGAGAAGCGTCTGATGAAGTAGAAAAAATAGGTATTGAACGTGCTTGGGAAGAAATAGAGCAAGCCGATCGAGTTCTCTTTATGGTTGATGGCACCACCACCAATGCCACTGATCCCAAAGAAATTTGGCCTGATTTTGTTGAACGTTTACCCGATAACATTGGGATGACCGTCATTCGCAACAAAGCCGATCAAACCGGCGAAGTACTCGGTATTTGTCATGTTAATAATCCAACCTTAATACGCCTATCCGCTAAAACGGGACAAGGAGTAGAATCCCTGCGTGAGCACTTAAAAGAATGTATGGGCTTTGCTGGTGGCAGTGAAGGTCGCTTTATGGCTCGTCGCCGTCATCTAGAAGCGCTCGATAAGGCATCAGAGCACCTCACCATTGGCCAGCAACAACTTGAAGGCTATATGGCCGGAGAAATTTTAGCAGAAGAGCTACGTATCACTCAGCAGCACTTAAGTGAAATTACCGGTGAATTTAGCTCCGATGATTTATTAGGCCGTATTTTCTCTTCATTCTGTATTGGTAAGTAG